CTTAGCCTTCCGACacttgtcacaattccgcacaaagTCCCGAGAGACTTAAAAGAGAGTCGGCCAataaaacccgctctgaaggacttTAGTTGCTGTCCTCTCACCTCCAAAGCGGCCACTATACTcggaaccatgacaatgccagagAATCTATTGTGTTTCCTCATCTGAGACACAACGCCGGATAATACCATTTGAGCATATATTGAAAAGGTAAGGTTCCTCCCACAAGAAGTACTTGGCATCATTCAATAGCTTCTTAAATTGTTGTTTAGTGTACTCATTGGGGATAAACCTCATGGCCTTGTTgtttgcaatgtttgcaaaccacGGAGCCCTCTGAATGACAAAGAATTGCTTATCCAAAAAGGTCTCAGTCACAGGAGTGGGCTGTTGCATTCTCTTTTCAGGTTCAATCCTGAAAAGATGGTTAGCCACTTGATTCTCTGACCATTTTCTGTctctaatctcaatatcaaacttttGAAGAAGGAGCACCCACCTAATCAATCTTAGTTTAACATCCTGTTTAGTTAGaaggtatttaagagcagtatGGTTAGTGAAAATAATAACCACAGAACCAAtcaaataggacctaaacttatcaaatgcataaactacAGCTAATAACTCTTTTTctatagttgtgtaattcttttgtgtGTCATTTAACAcacagctagcataataaatgacgtgcacaAGCTTGTCTTGTCTCTGTCCTAAGACAGCTCCTatagcatgatcactggcatcacacatcaattcaaaccgTAAATCCCAGTTAGGAAGAGCTATTATGGGAGCAGATACAAgcatagctttcagagtctcaaaggcagGCAAAGAATCATCATCAAAACAAAAAAGGAATGTCTACAACCAAGAGGTTGCTCAGAGGCTTAGCAatcttagaaaaatcctttataaatcttttataatagcCTGCATGTCCCAAGAAACTTCGGATTGCCTTTGCATTAGTGggaggtggtaatttttcaattacctctaccttaacTTTGTCAACCTCTATTCTGTTACTTGAATTCAGTGCCCAAGAACAATGCtcagttaccataaaatggcattttttccaattcaaaacaaggtttgtttcttggcaccGCTTCAAGACTAAGGAAAGATGTTTTAGGCAAgaatcaaaagaattaccaaaaatagaaaaggcatccataaatacctcaatgaacttttcaaccatatctgaGAAAATAGAAAGTATACACCTCCAAAAAGTCATTGGGACATTGTGTAACAActtaacttttagcacgtcatgatcgtactaagAATGAGGCGTTactactctatttttcttttattagctatttaatattgagcctctaCACGTTAACTGGTCGATAGTTTTTAAGAAAATCGAAATTTCTTTTAGTTTGGTATATACTTCAAGCTAAACTATGTCAAATAAACATATACTcacataattaatattaatacaTGATAATTATTCATGCAAGACTCAATTGCAAACCTACCCCCTCTGTAAAAATATAACACTCTAGAAACATCAAGGGCGAGGGGAATAAACCCAGAAGCAACTAGACAAACAAGTCTTCTATTCATTCGTAGCTTTCTAATTAGTCGTCCTATCTGTACCtctgaaaaggattttgaaaaactTTAGGATGAGAACAAAGcgacacgttctcagtagggaacaTGAACGCCATAATAAACAGAGTAAATACAAATAGTTAATTCATATCACAAAAATAATTTTACTTAGAAACAGTTTTAACTCCCTTTCTTTAAATTACGTTACTTAGACAAAATCTTAGTCTCATTAACAATTCTTTATATGTAAACAACATTCCTCAAGTTACTGCAATATCTAAATAAGCTAGCATCACAAACAATATACCTAAATCCAACATATAAACATCACTCCTTAGAATTACAGAATTGAGACTAAGACAAGAAGAGTGGGGATGTCGGTGGCTCTGATGGTGGTGCACGACTCTGTCTTCCTCTCTTCCTCACGTCGTTCTCATCTCCATGACAGCGGCAGTAGAACTAGTGGCGACGGCAGCGGCGCTGCCTCCCTCTCTGGCCGCTGCATTCTCCTTCTCTCTTGTGTCTTTGCTTCTCTCGCgctcttctttttctctcctcctCTTCTCTGTGACGGCGGCGATCCCTTCGGCTTCACGGGCGACAGTGGTGCGCGGTAAGCTGGCGGCACGGTGGAGCCTACCCCTCCCTTCCTTTTTCTCCCCGGCTTTGGTTCCCTCACTCTTTCAATCCCTCTTCATTTCTACCCTTCtgatttctttctttcctttttttttttatgtaggtGTGGGCGAAGTAAAAAGAAAAGGGAATGGCGGTGGGTGAGGAAGGGGTAAATGTGGCTCTTTGAGAAATGAACAAGTGTGGAAGTACGTGTGTGTTTTAGAAAGGTTAGAATTAGTGAAATTAGGGTTTAAAATTGGGGATTTAGGGTTTGAGTAGAGTATTGatttaaaaccaaatttaatCAATATGATTAATTTTAAGAATACTATTTATTTTTAGTTCATAATATTAATCaaaacttttttaatttttttaatttaaattgtataaaatttttatttattaaaacttTAAATCCTTAATATGAAAATACTCaattatttagaaaattttattgaatttaaaactcaaagtataataaaatttattttaattacatttagagaaataattttctttaaataaaattatcaacaattatcataaataaactaataacttattatttatttttttaaaagctgGGGTTGTTATATCCTacccaccttacaaaaatttttgtcCTTGAAAATTGATATAAGATGGAAAAGATTTATTTCAAGCCCACTTTCAAAAacatcaaagaaaagaaacaaaaaggttTAACATATTCAGTTTTTCAAATGTGAAAGAAATCATATCTCATGAAGATGACAGAAAAGGTGTAGTGTACTGTGGAGATTTAGAAAGATTCTTAAGATTAGACTCTAACAAGGATGCACATAATAATGACAGGTAAATAGCAATAAGGATGAATATTCCGAAAGGTTCAAGTAATAATTAGGAACATACTCAAGTAAGGATATGTATGAACAACAAGTTATGGTCAGAAGATATTCAAAACACATCCCAAGAAGAATTGGAAACAAAGAATTCTACTGCAAGCAATCAAGGAAGAGATTTACATCAGCACGAATAAGAATTATACATTGAAACGAAGCCAACTCCTAAAACTTAACTTCTAACGTCCCCAATCCCCATGATTCGCATTACTTATTAACTCTATTTTGTCCATGACAACCTATTAGTGTTTCCATATACATAAattattagtattaagttggccagacttaataCCATAAGGTATGCAATGGTAGGCTAACAGCTTTAATCAacagacagtcatgcatataaaatCTAACTCTTGTCATTATGACAAGTTCCatcgcatgacagacactcagagtttGCAGTAAAGCATAATCAGTCCCTTCCCAAGGCTCTActagaacgaactgctctgataccatagtGTAACACCTTAATTTTTAGCACGTCATAATCGTACTAAGAATGAGGCATTactactctatttttcttttattagctatttaatattgagcctctaCACGTTAACTGGTCAATAGTTTTTAAGAAAAACGAAATTCCTTTTATTTTGGTATATACTTCAAGCTAAACTATGTCAGATAAACATATACTCACATATTTACTATTAATACATAATAATTGTTCATGCAAGACTCAATTACAAACCTACCCCTCTGTAAAAATATAACACTATAGAAACATCAAGGGCAAGGGGAATAAACCCAGAAGCAACTAGCCAAATAAATCTTCTATTAATCTGTAGATTTCCAATTAGTCGTCTTGTCTGTACCTctgaaaaggtttttgaaaaacaTTAGGGTAAGAACAAagccacatgttctcagtagggaaCGTGAACACCATAATAAACAGAGTAAATACAAATAGTTAATTCACATCACAAAAATAATTTTACTTAGAAACAGTTTTAACTCGCTTTCTTTAAATTACGTTACTTAGACAAAATCTTAGTCTCATTAACAATTCCTTATATGTAAATAACATTCCTCAAGTTACTGCAAGATCTAAATAAGCTAACATCACAAACAATATACCTAAATCCAACATACAAACATCAATCCTTAGTACATTAATTATTAAGACCACAGCACAAGTAAAGTATCAAATCAAGCACACAAGCAAGTCACCAAAACAACACCACAATCACagataaacaaaataaaacaaacacaatcaaatgtaaATATGCAAATAAGATGATTCATGCCTGTttctagcgcaggccatgagctcatgcgtcggttgtctacccgcaacccgacgttattcgaagtgaaccccgaatatggtttcTTTGCTGTGTCAgttagacaccttggcatcacggttacccgtgtCAGTTAGGCCTTATCATAATAGCATTTTAAGGTGCATCATAGTAAGAAATAGTGCTATTAGTTAGGCGAATATTctcgcattagcaatctcaggctattagttaggcgggcactttcgcattagcagttTGGCACAAGGCCCGTTTAACATACAATTCTCAATTATTTATTTCATTCTTTACTTCCCTTTTCTTTTCATCTAAGTACCCTGTCCATTCTTTAATTCTCACTTTCTTTTCTTTCCATTATGCCTCCACTTCACCTTACAGCTAAGTATACCTCTGCATCACCGCTTAGCTTTAAACGTGTCCTAGGGATAACCTACACACATTTGTTTAACTAAGCTGTTACATTCTGCCAAATTTGCACATATCCTTTGAGTCTAAATCAAGTTTTACCACGTTTGGATTAGAATTGAATCCGATAGCCAACTTAATTAAATCTGCTGCCACACTGAAGAGAATTCAGAAAAAATACAACAAGCAGCTCTGTTTTTGATAAATTCATGATAAATCCAATTCTAATTCGATACTTCCATATTTTGGTGAGAATACACTTAACACCCCAAAGTTTTAGGACAAATAAATTCTAGATCCATAGTACCTCATTTGGTTAATTAAATGTCAGTTGGAAATGCTGCTCTCTTTCTTTAAATTAGTTTTGAATTTCCTGTGAACAGTTCAGCTTCCAAGAGTTATAactaactctacaaaatagcaaTGGAAATAAAATTTGTACTCACTTAAAATAGACTGAtagatatttaaaatttttttggaagCAACTCAAAATTCCAAACAAAATAAAAGTTATAGCATCTGGAATTTGGTACTGCAGaactagaaaaccaaaaaattcTACAGCAACCACTAAACTTCAAAAATTTATAGATTCCAAACCACCTGGCCGAATTCCTTGAACTTTTTATGGAGAATTCTTGACTTCTTTAAGTttgacaaaaaaataattttgatcgAAAATTATGTCTAGATTTCTcccagtttttattttaaattgctGCCAATTATGCAAAAAATTCTGCATTAAGTAATTTTAACAACCCTTCATACCATATTTTATATTCAAGCCTAAAATTCCTCTAAAACCACAATTATAATTTTCTTTAGACTAGCCGAATTTGACCAAGAACACTTAATTCAATATATCACGATTTCATATCATAAGGGCAACGTAATCATATTATCACAACATCCATTCTTTAGCATCTCATCTATCACAACATATCTCAAGTTATGATTCATCAAATAAATTTTCAGTAGCCATCTCAATATTCCATACTCACAATCATCATCAACAAGTACTAGCAGCAAGTATAACTTCAAAATACATAACATCATCTATAATTACTACATGAAATCATTAAACCAATCACCAATCACAGCTATGATTCAACTCAATTCCAACAATTATTCACACAAAGCAACCATAAACTATTTACAAttactcatttaattttattggcaTTCATAATTTAAAacctttatttttaaaataaatcccctacctcagttaGTCAAAACCGCCGAATTTAAATGCGACAATCCCCTTTCTTTTTAATCCATGGCAGCAGCAACTCTAGCAATTCTATAGTGGCACAAACATCCTCACTCAAAACGGCCCCAGCAAAAAAATAAGAGGAGTAATATGGCCGTGCTAAAACAGAGACATgctattgaaattaaaataagaatttgacAAAGGAACAACATTTAAACAGAACAAAGGTATAATCATGGTAGGTTCAAGAGTTACAGAATTGAGACTAAGACAAGAAGGGTTGGGATGCCGCTGGCTTTGATGGTGGTGCACGACTTTGTCTCCCTCTCTTCCTTGCGTCATTATCTTCTCCATGGCAGCGGCATTAGAACCAGTGGCGACGGCAGCGGCGCTACCTCCCTCTCTGGCTGCTGCATTCTCCTTATCTCTTGTGTCTTTGGTTCTCTCGCACTCTACTCTTTCTCTCCTCCTCTTCCCTGTGACAGCGGCGATCTCTTTGGCTTCACGGGCGGTAGTGGTGCGCAGCGAGCTGGCGGCATGGTGGAGCCTCCCCTCCCTTCCTTTTTCTCCCGCGGCTCTGGTTCTTTCACTCTTTCAATCCCTCTTCATTTCTACCCTTctgatttctttctttcttttgttacGTAGGTGTGGGTGAAGTAAAAAGAAAAGGGAATGGCGGTGGATGAGGAAGGGATAAACATGGCTCTTTGAGAAATGAACAAGTGTGGAGGTACATGTGTGTGTTTTAGAAGGGTTAGGACTAGTGAAATTAGGGTTTAAAATTGGAAATTTAGGGTTTAAATAGATTATTGatttaaaaccaaatttaatCAATATGATTAATTTTAAGAAtactatttatttttcaaattataaattatttttttaattaaattatttattaaatcttTAAATCCTTAATATGAAAATACTCaattatttagaaaattttattgaattttaaactcaaagtatcataaaatttattttaattacatttaaaagaataattttctttaaataaaattatcgAAAATTATcataaataaactaataactcattattttttttaaaaactggGGTTGTTATACATTGCACAGTCTAATCGGCATCTTTCGgtaagcaaacactccaaaagggcaagtgaacgtcgtcttctcttgatcttgagggtctacAGCAATTTGATTAtagccagaatatccatctaaaaaacaataaaattcatggccaggtaacctctcaagcatctgatcaatgaaagacaaagggaagtgatctttccttgttgcagtattgagccttctgtaatcaatacccATATGCCACCTCGTGACGGTCCTTGTGAGAAtaagttcattcttctcattcttGACCACTGTCacccctcctttcttgggaaccacTTGCACAGGATTCACCCCGTggactgtcagaaattgggtaaaTTCTCCCAACTTTCCAAAGCTTCATTACGTCTTtctggaccacctctttcatggttggattgagtcgtctttgtggttgcacaactggtttagcatcatcctcaAGAAAGATCTTGTGAATACACTTAGCcggactaatccccttcaaatCACTAATGGTCtgcccaagagctgttttatggatCTTGAGCACTTGTATCAAGCTTCCCCTTCCTCATGTCTCAGAGAGGAGCTAATGATCACTGGATAGGAATCTTGCTCGCCTAGAAAAGCATACTTCAAAGAGGGAGGCAAGGGTTTCAACTCAAGCTTCGGAGGCCCTTCCTCTATATCAGGCATGTGTGACACCTTCTCTtgaggtggtgaatcatcaatctcAAGCAAACCATCCTCTGAAGGGGGTTCCAAAACACCATCAAGCTCTTTGGCATCAAAAATCTCTTGAATCAGTGGCTCAATAAGATAAACTCtcatacacccctcagaatcaCTAGGGTGTTGTAGAGCCTCAAGCACATTAAGGACAATATCTtcttcattgactctcagagtCAACTCACCCTTGTGCACATCAATAAGGGCTCTCCCTGTAGCTAAATAGGATCTTCCTAAAATAATGGAGGCATTCTTGTCCTCTTCCATATCCAGTATGACAAAATTagcaggaaaaataaaaaaaagtcctACTTTCACCAGTAAATTCTCAACAACTCTAAGAGAAAATTTAATTGCACGATcaacaagttgaagagaaatacgagtgggttttacctcatcAATTTTGAGCTTTCTCATCAAgaaaagtggcatgagattgatgctagctccaagatcacataatgctCTCTGACTAGTAATGTCTCCAATGGTGTAAGAAATTAGAAAGCTTCCCGGATCTTGCATCTTCTCAGGGAGATCCTGCTATATAATTGCACTGCATTCATTTGTTAGCACCACTATTTTACTCTCTTTCCAgttcctcttgttagtcaacaactccttcatgaacttagtatAAAAAGGCATTTGCTCAAAAGcttctgcaaaaggaatgttgatttgaagcttcttgaagacctctaaaaatcttgaaaaatatttttctttggtGGCCTTCTGAAACCTCTGAAGATATAGCATCTTTGGCTTGTACTCAAGTGCTGGAGACTTCACTGGATGTTGCTCAAGATCAACTGAAAAGGGGTTATCCAGATGCCTTAGAGGGGCATGCTCTACTCTGTCCTCAGTCTTCTCctaagcttctttttcaaccagCTCCTCACTAACTTTTGCTTCTGAACCTGCTACCTTACTACTTCTCAGATGTATGGCCATGTACTCTTCCTTTGGGTTAGGCATTGTGTCACTGGAAAGAGTATTAGAAGGCCTCTCAGGTGCTTGCttgctcaactgacccacttgaaTCTCCAAGTTTCTGAATGAAGCTCgggtttcctgcataaaattgTGGGTACTCATGGAGAGCTCTGCAACTATAGATTCCAAGTCAGAAGATTTCTAAAAAAGTGGAAGTGCTTGACATTGTTGAGAGGGCTGAAACTGACGATTGTTGTTGAAGTTATTCTGATTAAAATTGCCTTGAGGagaagtgttcataccctgggtcgagctgtccgacccgggttgtttagcgacaagtcgaccgacctctttaggtcaggactatccgacctcttctcaaaagaggttggccaaatcaccaggaaagcccaaaaagggcccaacagaggaacacgacccaaatccaaaggcagtccaagcctatagagataagggcggttcccttgaagataagaatgacctcactcaaagataagataagataagataactatcttatctccagaaaggtcactccacactactataaatacactggagcacccaggtataactcatactctgattctacaaaatacctgcttaatacccttgctaacttaagcatcgacgtcccttgcaggtaccaccaccctccagtgacaaaggatcagcagcatagtcAGCCCAACAAGTCAGACAAAACCGCTCtagccgccacccaccagccggacgtGTCAGCTCCGACTAGTACataagatctcgtccgagatcgacctacagtttcaggtaaccatcggaacattggtgccgttgccggggaacctggaagtcatcccaccatcatGGCGGATAATCTtaacaacgaccacgactctgatctagaagacagaatgccgcacaaaaatgcggacactacaccaaaagatactcctcaacctaacaaagacaagaattcgccAAACGTggaagccatggaggcacttcaagaccTCCTAAaccaactcgaaaaagaggtggagcatcaacgagaagctgagagagacctacgaagggaagttaggcgatgccgcgagttagaggacaagctcctaaaactcgaagcagataTCAAGGCCAAAACCACTCGATACGGTCATGAAGATAGCCCctgtaaggaccaagacccattcaccaaagagatcatgaggaccaaaatcccaaaggacttcaaactttccgacatgactttatacgatggcagATCTTGCATCTTCTCAGGGAGATCCTGCTATATAATTGCACTGCATTCATTTGTTAGCACCACTATTTTACTCTCTTTCCAgttcctcttgttagtcaacaactccttcatgaacttagtatAAAAAGGCATTTGCTCAAAAGcttctgcaaaaggaatgttgatttgaagcttcttgaagacctctaaaaatcttgaaaaatatttttctttggtGGCCTTCTGAAACCTCTGAAGATATAGCATCTTTGGCTTGTACTCAAGTGCTGGAGACTTCACTGGATGTTGCTCAAGATCAACTGAAAAGGGGTTATCCAGATGCCTTAGAGGGGCATGCTCTACTCTGTCCTCAGTCTTCTCctaagcttctttttcaaccagCTCCTCACTAACTTTTGCTTCTGAACCTGCTACCTTACTACTTCTCAGATGTATGGCCATGTACTCTTCCTTTGGGTTAGGCATTGTGTCACTGGAAAGAGTATTAGAAGGCCTCTCAGGTGCTTGCttgctcaactgacccacttgaaTCTCCAAGTTTCTGAATGAAGCTCgggtttcctgcataaaattgTGGGTACTCATGGAGAGCTCTGCAACTATAGATTCCAAGTCAGAAGATTTCTAAAAAAGTGGAAGTGCTTGACATTGTTGAGAGGGCTGAAACTGACGATTGTTGTTGAAGTTATTCTGATTAAAATTGCCTTGAGGagaagtgttcataccctgggtcgagctgtccgacccgggttgtttagcgacaagtcgaccgacctctttaggtcaggactatccgacctcttctcaaaagaggttggccaaatcaccaggaaagcccaaaaagggcccaacagaggaacacgacccaaatccaaaggcagtccaagcctatagagataagggcggttcccttgaagataagaatgacctcactcaaagataagataagataagataactatcttatctccagaaaggtcactccacactactataaatacactggagcacccaggtataactcatactctgattctacaaaatacctgcttaatacccttgctaacttaagcatcgacgtcccttgcaggtaccaccaccctccagtgacaaaggatcagcagcatagtcAGCCCAACAAGTCAGACAAAACCGCTCtagccgccacccaccagccggacgtGTCAGCTCCGACTAGTACataagatctcgtccgagatcgacctacagtttcaggtaaccatcggaacattggtgccgttgccggggaacctggaagtcatcccaccatcatGGCGGATAATCTtaacaacgaccacgactctgatctagaagacagaatgccgcacaaaaatgcggacactacaccaaaagatactcctcaacctaacaaagacaagaattcgccAAACGTggaagccatggaggcacttcaagaccTCCTAAaccaactcgaaaaagaggtggagcatcaacgagaagctgagagagacctacgaagggaagttaggcgatgccgcgagttagaggacaagctcctaaaactcgaagcagataTCAAGGCCAAAACCACTCGATACGGTCATGAAGATAGCCCctgtaaggaccaagacccattcaccaaagagatcatgaggaccaaaatcccaaaggacttcaaactttccgacatgactttatacgatggcacagcagatcTCAACCATcttctcagtaatttcagaagtagaatgtaccttaccgacgcctcagatgcagttcactGCAAAGCCTTtctgactactttaacaaagacagcaattaaatggtttgacaatctaccccctaggtccatctcaagcttcgacgacttagccaagaattttctggccagattctccatccaaaaagacaaagctaagcacgccccaagtctattaggaatcaagcaaggagatcgggaaactctccacagctacatggaaagattcaacaaagcatgtctggacatacaaagttggtgcgcagaaatcgtgacggttccattccttggtaacggcgctgaaaactttatatgcacgttcataatcttaattctttgtcacaacttcgcacaactgaccagcaagtgcactgggtcatccaagtaataaactttacgtgagtaagggtcgatcccacggagattgtcggcttgaagcaagctatggtcaccttgtaaatctcagtcaggcggattcaaatggttatagagttttaataactaaaagataaataaaacataaactaagatagagatacttatgtaattcattagtgagaatttcagataagcgtatagagatgctttcctctaccgttgaaaatacataagtgatgaaggttcaggcatggctgaatggccagcccccataaaggtctaagatagcaaaaaactaatcaaagatccccttacaaagatagtaaa
The DNA window shown above is from Arachis ipaensis cultivar K30076 chromosome B08, Araip1.1, whole genome shotgun sequence and carries:
- the LOC107611006 gene encoding uncharacterized protein LOC107611006, translated to MQDPGSFLISYTIGDITSQRALCDLGASINLMPLFLMRKLKIDEVKPTRISLQLVDRAIKFSLRVVENLLVKVGLFFIFPANFVILDMEEDKNASIILGRSYLATGRALIDVHKGELTLRVNEEDIVLNVLEALQHPSDSEGCMRVYLIEPLIQEIFDAKELDGVLEPPSEDGLLEIDDSPPQEKVSHMPDIEEGPPKLELKPLPPSLKYAFLGEQDSYPVIISSSLRHEEGEA